The Saccharopolyspora gloriosae genome window below encodes:
- a CDS encoding VTT domain-containing protein yields MIEFLSGLPVYGLFAVALVVLAMESGSPIGLFLPGSPTLLALGLLSRQGVANPWVAVLVAGAASALGCQWGFLRARRLRLLDREAGSADLLDPPNRLERKLIQRIGRERVRRLLTFLDRRAAATVATGHFFSVVRTLMPRLAGRAGVSHRRFSSVNVPAAFAWAALLVTLGRIAGAAFDQVSSAVGLAGLPVVLVAAVIGSIVLVVRRRRSRADAETSADAEASSAV; encoded by the coding sequence GTGATCGAGTTCTTGTCGGGGTTGCCGGTGTACGGGCTGTTCGCGGTGGCCTTGGTGGTGCTGGCGATGGAGTCCGGGTCGCCGATCGGGCTGTTCCTGCCCGGTTCGCCGACGCTGCTCGCGCTGGGGCTGCTGTCGCGGCAGGGCGTCGCGAACCCGTGGGTGGCGGTGCTGGTGGCGGGTGCGGCTTCGGCGCTGGGCTGCCAGTGGGGTTTCCTGCGGGCTCGCAGGCTCCGGTTGCTGGACCGGGAGGCGGGTTCGGCCGATCTGCTCGACCCGCCGAACCGGTTGGAGCGCAAGCTGATCCAGCGCATCGGGCGGGAGCGGGTGCGCCGGCTGCTGACGTTCCTGGACCGCCGTGCGGCGGCGACCGTGGCGACCGGTCACTTCTTCAGCGTGGTGCGCACCTTGATGCCCCGCCTGGCCGGGCGCGCGGGCGTCTCGCATCGCAGGTTCAGCTCCGTGAACGTCCCGGCCGCGTTCGCCTGGGCCGCGTTGCTGGTCACGCTCGGCCGGATCGCGGGGGCGGCGTTCGACCAGGTCTCGTCCGCGGTGGGGTTGGCCGGGCTGCCGGTGGTGCTGGTCGCCGCGGTGATCGGGTCGATCGTGCTCGTGGTGCGGCGTCGCCGGTCCCGCGCGGACGCGGAGACCTCGGCGGACGCGGAGGCCTCAAGCGCTGTGTGA